A region from the Gammaproteobacteria bacterium genome encodes:
- a CDS encoding DUF485 domain-containing protein — translation MRNRSVSEVLGSSELHALVRQRWMVSLTLTAAILLVYFGFVLVLAFAKGSLAARIGEHLTVGIPVGVGVILFAWVLTGLYVWWANGRYDAAVASLKSQLED, via the coding sequence ATGCGCAACCGCTCCGTTTCCGAGGTGCTCGGCTCGTCCGAGCTTCATGCGCTGGTCCGCCAGCGCTGGATGGTGTCACTGACCCTCACCGCGGCGATCCTCCTCGTCTATTTCGGGTTCGTCCTCGTGCTGGCCTTCGCGAAGGGCTCGCTCGCGGCACGCATCGGCGAGCACCTGACCGTGGGCATCCCGGTCGGAGTCGGGGTCATCCTGTTCGCTTGGGTCCTCACGGGCCTCTACGTGTGGTGGGCGAACGGCCGCTACGACGCGGCGGTCGCCTCGTTGAAGAGCCAGCTCGAGGACTGA
- a CDS encoding CBS domain-containing protein — MTPSASPTGPTPLPSAHAAAVQEFLRGHAPFDRMDPDHLEFVVERLSWVRYAAGEVVLDSGRGPPEWLQLVGGGEVVAEPPVGGGPGGADSIPLGEGSCFPLAALLTARPVLFTYRALAETTCYLLPAADFQTLLELSPVFQDFCTRRLAALLEQSQRVVQARQEETGMAGRSLGSRLGDVLRREPVACGPELPLREALRRMHAEGIGAMVVVTPEGVPAGIFTLRDLLRVNAEGGDLDAPIGAVMSTAVVSLPPEAAAHEAALAMARHGIRHVLVVAPGRLLGVVSEKDLFSLQQVGVKEVAESLRRAGSFEDLRHAARAVRRLARTMLAQGLAPDPLTRLVSTLNDRLTERVIELSGAGDALAGLRWCWLALGSEGRFEQTLATDQDNGIIFEVPAGGDTEEIRGRVLPLAERINGELDRCGFPLCKGGVMAGNPRWCLSLPEWRRQFAEWVYRGSAEDILHAAIFFDFRSAYGDASLARELRDWLGPTVAANPRFLHYLAANALENRPPLGVVRDFVVAAGGSHPNTINLKMNGATPFVDAARIYSLAAALTPTSTVERLRAAAGAGRLPADEVEAWCQAFSFIQLLRLRRQHLELDGAGDAGNRIDPERLNELDRRILKEAFRQARKLQTKVALDFGLYGRV; from the coding sequence ATGACCCCCTCCGCTTCACCCACCGGGCCGACCCCGCTGCCGAGCGCCCACGCCGCCGCGGTGCAAGAGTTCCTGCGCGGCCACGCCCCCTTCGACCGCATGGACCCGGACCACCTGGAGTTCGTGGTGGAGCGGCTGTCCTGGGTCCGTTACGCGGCGGGGGAGGTCGTGCTCGACTCCGGCCGGGGACCGCCCGAGTGGCTCCAGTTGGTGGGCGGCGGCGAGGTGGTGGCCGAGCCCCCCGTCGGGGGAGGACCCGGCGGCGCGGACAGCATCCCCCTCGGCGAAGGGAGCTGTTTCCCGCTGGCGGCGCTGCTCACCGCGCGCCCGGTCCTGTTCACCTACCGCGCGCTCGCCGAGACCACCTGCTACCTGTTACCCGCCGCCGATTTCCAGACGCTCCTCGAGCTGAGCCCCGTCTTCCAGGACTTCTGCACCCGGCGCCTCGCCGCGCTCCTCGAGCAGTCCCAGCGCGTCGTGCAGGCCCGCCAGGAGGAGACCGGGATGGCCGGGCGGTCCCTCGGCAGCCGGCTGGGGGACGTCCTGCGCCGGGAGCCAGTCGCCTGTGGCCCGGAGCTCCCGCTGCGCGAGGCGCTCCGGCGCATGCACGCGGAGGGCATCGGGGCCATGGTGGTGGTCACGCCGGAGGGCGTGCCGGCCGGGATCTTTACCCTGCGGGACCTGCTGCGGGTCAATGCCGAGGGCGGCGACCTGGACGCGCCCATCGGCGCGGTGATGAGCACGGCCGTCGTCAGCCTGCCGCCCGAGGCGGCCGCCCACGAAGCGGCGCTCGCCATGGCCCGGCACGGCATCCGCCACGTGCTGGTCGTGGCACCGGGTCGGCTGCTGGGGGTGGTCTCGGAGAAGGACCTCTTCTCGCTCCAGCAGGTGGGCGTCAAGGAGGTCGCCGAGTCCTTACGGCGCGCCGGGAGCTTCGAGGACCTGCGGCACGCCGCCCGGGCCGTGCGGCGCTTGGCGCGCACCATGCTGGCCCAGGGGCTGGCGCCCGATCCCCTGACCCGCCTGGTCTCCACCCTGAACGACCGTCTCACCGAGCGGGTCATCGAGCTCTCCGGCGCCGGCGATGCCCTCGCCGGCCTGCGCTGGTGCTGGCTCGCCCTCGGCAGCGAGGGCCGCTTCGAGCAGACGCTCGCGACCGACCAGGACAACGGCATCATCTTCGAGGTTCCGGCGGGCGGGGACACGGAGGAGATCCGCGGGCGGGTCCTGCCCCTCGCCGAGCGCATCAACGGGGAGCTCGACCGCTGTGGGTTCCCCCTCTGCAAGGGTGGGGTGATGGCGGGCAATCCCCGCTGGTGCCTCAGCCTGCCGGAGTGGCGCCGCCAGTTCGCCGAGTGGGTGTACCGCGGGAGCGCCGAGGACATCCTGCACGCGGCGATCTTCTTCGATTTCCGCAGCGCCTACGGCGATGCCTCGCTCGCGCGGGAGCTGCGCGACTGGCTCGGCCCCACGGTGGCCGCCAACCCGCGTTTCCTGCACTACCTCGCGGCGAACGCGCTCGAGAACCGCCCGCCGCTCGGCGTGGTCCGCGACTTCGTGGTGGCGGCCGGCGGAAGCCACCCGAACACCATCAACCTGAAGATGAACGGGGCCACGCCGTTCGTGGACGCGGCGCGCATCTACTCCCTCGCCGCGGCGCTCACCCCGACCAGCACCGTCGAGCGCCTGCGCGCGGCGGCGGGCGCGGGGCGGCTCCCCGCCGACGAGGTAGAGGCCTGGTGCCAGGCCTTCTCCTTCATCCAGCTGCTGCGCCTGCGCCGCCAGCACCTGGAGCTCGACGGCGCCGGGGACGCGGGAAACCGCATCGACCCGGAGCGCCTGAACGAGCTGGACCGCCGGATCCTCAAGGAGGCCTTCCGTCAGGCGCGCAAGCTCCAGACCAAGGTCGCGCTCGACTTCGGGCTCTACGGCCGGGTCTAG
- the purE gene encoding 5-(carboxyamino)imidazole ribonucleotide mutase yields the protein MGSESDWGVMQPATRMLEEFGVAWEARVISAHRSPDVAFAYAEQAAGRGLRCIIAGAGGAAHLPGVLAAKTTLPVLGVPVPSRHLQGLDSLLSIVQMPKGIPVATFALGEAGAANAALFAVAMLAVTDPALAERLGEYRAGLARAVEAARVPPPS from the coding sequence ATGGGCAGCGAGAGCGACTGGGGGGTGATGCAGCCGGCCACCCGCATGCTCGAGGAATTCGGGGTGGCCTGGGAGGCCCGGGTGATCTCCGCGCACCGCTCGCCGGACGTGGCCTTCGCCTACGCGGAGCAGGCGGCCGGCCGAGGCCTGCGCTGCATCATCGCGGGGGCCGGCGGCGCCGCACACCTGCCCGGGGTGCTGGCCGCCAAGACGACCCTGCCCGTGCTCGGCGTCCCGGTTCCCTCGCGCCACCTGCAGGGCCTCGACTCGCTCCTCTCCATCGTGCAGATGCCGAAGGGCATCCCGGTGGCGACCTTCGCCCTCGGGGAGGCGGGCGCTGCCAACGCGGCCCTCTTCGCCGTCGCGATGCTGGCCGTCACCGACCCCGCCCTCGCCGAGCGGCTGGGCGAGTACCGCGCAGGGCTCGCCCGGGCCGTCGAGGCCGCGCGGGTGCCGCCGCCCTCGTGA
- a CDS encoding 5-(carboxyamino)imidazole ribonucleotide synthase, producing MVGGGQLGRLFTLAAQSMGYRVTVLDPGAESPAGNVADGHVRAGYLDPEGLRQLARLCAAATAEFEKVPAEALRRLGERCQVAPTVASVEVLQDRMRQREFLARHGVATVPCTVVRGPQDLAGAGGDLYPAVMKLSRFGYEGKDQYRVSGPDEAAYALAAMGCEPCVLEHQVPLAREVSVVVARGADAQVATFPVAENEHRHCVLELTTVPARIPPELARDAVAVATAVAEALEYRGVLCVELFVLEDGRLLVSDVSPRPHNSGHYTLDACLTSQFEQQVRALCGLPLGDTRLHAPAVMVNLLGDLWRRGEPDWGAVLAHPRVKLHLYGKREARPGRKMGHLTVLGDSVEGARAEALEIRARLRERARLGAGAGDPSGA from the coding sequence ATGGTGGGCGGCGGGCAGCTCGGCCGCCTGTTCACCCTCGCGGCGCAGAGCATGGGGTACCGGGTCACGGTGCTCGACCCCGGAGCCGAGAGTCCCGCGGGGAACGTCGCCGACGGACACGTGCGCGCCGGGTACCTCGACCCCGAGGGGCTGCGTCAGCTGGCGCGGCTCTGCGCCGCGGCAACCGCCGAGTTCGAGAAGGTCCCCGCCGAGGCCCTGCGCCGGCTCGGCGAGCGCTGCCAGGTCGCCCCGACGGTGGCGAGCGTCGAGGTGCTCCAGGACCGGATGCGCCAGCGGGAGTTCCTCGCCCGGCACGGCGTCGCCACCGTGCCCTGCACCGTCGTGCGGGGCCCCCAGGACCTCGCCGGCGCCGGCGGAGACCTCTACCCCGCGGTCATGAAGCTCAGCCGCTTCGGCTACGAAGGCAAGGACCAGTACCGGGTCTCGGGCCCCGACGAGGCGGCCTACGCCCTGGCCGCGATGGGCTGCGAGCCCTGCGTGCTGGAGCATCAGGTGCCGCTCGCCCGCGAGGTCTCGGTGGTGGTGGCGCGGGGCGCGGACGCACAGGTGGCCACTTTTCCGGTGGCCGAGAACGAGCACCGCCACTGCGTCCTGGAGCTCACCACGGTGCCCGCCCGGATCCCCCCCGAGCTGGCACGCGACGCCGTGGCGGTGGCCACGGCGGTGGCCGAGGCCCTCGAGTACCGGGGGGTGCTCTGCGTCGAGCTCTTCGTGCTGGAGGACGGCCGCCTGTTGGTGAGCGACGTCTCCCCCCGCCCGCACAACAGCGGGCACTACACCCTCGACGCCTGCCTCACCTCCCAGTTCGAGCAGCAGGTCCGCGCCCTCTGCGGGCTGCCCCTCGGCGACACCCGCCTGCACGCACCCGCGGTGATGGTGAACCTGCTGGGCGACCTGTGGCGCCGCGGCGAGCCGGACTGGGGCGCGGTGCTCGCCCACCCGCGCGTCAAGCTGCACCTGTACGGCAAGCGCGAGGCGCGTCCCGGGCGCAAGATGGGCCACCTGACCGTGCTCGGGGACAGCGTGGAGGGGGCGCGGGCCGAGGCGCTGGAGATCCGGGCCCGACTGCGCGAGCGTGCCCGTCTGGGGGCCGGTGCCGGAGACCCCTCGGGGGCCTGA
- a CDS encoding EAL domain-containing protein produces the protein MPPAVLADVLPGIGTAAPPVEVSLTARAVAAEARYQSIFENATWGIFQTTPEGRYLAANPALARIYAYDSPADLEAGLAQAPEHFYVDPGRRREILEHVERRGGVTDCESEVRRRDGARIWVSESVRAVRDAAGRLLYYEGFVEDVTARRLAEERLRASEERYALAAEGSNDGLWDWDLLGRRTYFSPRWKAMLGYAEEDVGDSPEEWLDRVHPDEHGQVVATLASHLAGDSAHFECEFRIRTKDGAYRWMLARGLAVRNAAGMAYRMAGSLTDVTERRLAEERLQFDAFHDALTGLPNRALFLDRLDRALLQAARDATQRIAVLFIDLDRFKLVNDSFGHPIGDELLQETSHRLQSCVRPSDTVARLGGDEFVLLVGGLKHADDAICVAERVHSSLSDPMLVAGREVHVTASIGVVMNEGRYASAVDLLRDADIAMYQAKARGRAGHALFRSELHGRARELLTLEGDLRRALREKQLRVYYQPIVDLAAGRLVGFEALVRWMHPVRGLVSPADFIPLAEDTGLIVPIGRWVLEESLRQLAEWRGGRAEACDLSVSVNLSPRQLSQPDLVEVVADALARHGVEPERLKLELTETALMENADVAAEKLSALRALGVALSLDDFGTGYSSLGHLHRFPFQVLKVDRSFVRDLDGAAGSSGIVRAILSLARSLEMTTVAEGVETDREAAALRELGCPYGQGYLFSRPVPAEQAAWLIGRRLA, from the coding sequence GTGCCCCCCGCCGTCCTGGCCGACGTCCTGCCGGGAATCGGCACCGCCGCGCCGCCCGTCGAGGTCTCGCTCACCGCCCGGGCGGTCGCCGCCGAGGCCCGGTACCAGTCCATCTTCGAGAACGCCACCTGGGGGATCTTCCAGACCACCCCTGAGGGCCGTTACCTCGCCGCTAACCCTGCCCTGGCCCGGATCTACGCGTACGACTCGCCCGCCGACCTCGAGGCCGGCCTCGCGCAGGCACCCGAGCATTTCTACGTAGACCCCGGCCGACGCCGGGAGATCCTGGAGCACGTGGAGCGCCGGGGTGGCGTGACGGACTGCGAGTCCGAGGTGCGCCGCAGGGACGGTGCGCGGATCTGGGTCTCCGAGAGCGTCCGGGCCGTGCGCGACGCCGCGGGGCGACTCCTCTACTACGAGGGGTTCGTCGAGGACGTCACGGCCCGCCGGCTCGCCGAGGAGCGGCTGCGGGCGAGCGAGGAGCGCTACGCGCTCGCCGCCGAGGGCTCCAACGACGGGCTGTGGGACTGGGACCTGCTGGGCCGCCGGACCTACTTCTCCCCGCGCTGGAAGGCGATGCTGGGCTACGCCGAGGAGGACGTCGGCGACTCGCCCGAGGAGTGGCTCGACCGGGTGCACCCCGACGAGCACGGGCAGGTCGTGGCCACCCTGGCCTCCCACCTCGCGGGGGACTCGGCGCACTTCGAGTGCGAGTTCCGCATCCGCACGAAGGACGGCGCGTACCGCTGGATGCTGGCGCGCGGGCTCGCAGTGCGCAACGCCGCAGGGATGGCGTACCGCATGGCGGGCTCGCTGACCGACGTCACCGAGCGGCGCCTGGCCGAGGAGCGGCTGCAGTTCGACGCCTTCCACGACGCGCTGACGGGGCTGCCGAACCGGGCGCTGTTCCTGGACCGCCTGGACCGGGCGCTGCTCCAGGCGGCCCGTGACGCGACGCAGCGCATCGCGGTCCTTTTCATCGACCTCGACCGTTTCAAGCTGGTGAACGACAGTTTCGGGCACCCCATCGGCGACGAGTTGCTGCAGGAGACCTCCCACCGCCTGCAGTCCTGCGTGCGCCCGAGCGACACGGTGGCGCGCCTGGGGGGGGACGAGTTCGTCCTGCTGGTGGGGGGGCTGAAGCACGCCGACGACGCCATCTGCGTGGCCGAGCGCGTGCACTCCAGTCTCTCGGACCCGATGCTGGTCGCGGGGCGCGAGGTCCACGTGACGGCGAGCATCGGGGTGGTCATGAACGAGGGCCGCTACGCCAGCGCGGTCGACCTCCTGCGCGACGCCGACATCGCGATGTACCAGGCCAAGGCCCGGGGCCGCGCGGGGCACGCGCTGTTCCGCTCCGAGCTCCACGGGCGTGCCCGGGAGCTGCTGACCCTGGAGGGTGACCTGCGGCGCGCGCTGCGTGAGAAGCAGCTGCGCGTGTACTACCAGCCCATCGTGGACCTCGCTGCAGGCCGCCTGGTGGGTTTCGAGGCCCTGGTGCGCTGGATGCACCCCGTGCGCGGCCTGGTGTCGCCCGCCGACTTCATCCCCCTCGCCGAGGACACCGGCCTCATCGTCCCCATCGGCCGCTGGGTCCTGGAGGAGTCCCTGCGCCAGCTGGCCGAGTGGCGGGGAGGGCGCGCCGAGGCCTGCGACCTGTCGGTGAGCGTCAATCTCTCCCCGCGCCAGCTCTCCCAGCCCGACCTGGTGGAGGTGGTCGCGGATGCGCTCGCCCGCCACGGTGTCGAGCCGGAGCGGCTCAAGCTCGAGCTCACCGAGACGGCGCTGATGGAGAACGCGGACGTGGCCGCCGAGAAGCTCTCGGCTCTCAGGGCCCTCGGGGTGGCGCTCTCGCTCGACGACTTCGGCACCGGCTACTCCTCCCTCGGCCACCTCCATCGCTTCCCGTTCCAGGTGCTGAAGGTGGACCGGTCGTTCGTGAGGGACCTGGACGGTGCGGCGGGGAGCTCCGGGATCGTCCGTGCCATCCTGAGCCTCGCCCGCTCCCTGGAGATGACGACCGTCGCGGAAGGGGTGGAGACCGACCGGGAGGCCGCCGCGCTGCGCGAGCTGGGCTGCCCGTACGGGCAGGGGTACCTGTTCTCCCGCCCCGTCCCCGCCGAGCAGGCGGCCTGGCTCATCGGCCGGCGCCTGGCCTGA
- a CDS encoding DUF853 family protein has product MTADPGILIGKGSVPVYLLPRLANRHGLVAGATGTGKTVTLQVLTEGFSRQGVPVFLADVKGDLAGLSEPGGQSAKVQERVKALGLTDYTPAGVPVIFWDLFGEQGHPVRTTVSEMGPLLLSRLLELNDTQEGVLNVAFRVADDQGLLLLDLKDLRAILGFVADNAASLRGKYGNVSATSVGAIQRQLLVLEQQGAERFFGEPALDLRDLMRVDHRGQGYVSVLASDRLLHSPRLYSTFLLWLLSELFEDLPEVGDLDRPKLVFFFDEAHLLFDDAPKALVDKIEQVVRLIRSKGVGVYFVTQSPLDIPDEVLGQLGNRVQHALRAFTPRDQKSVRAAAETFRPNKSFDTASAITELAVGEALVSTLDARGSPTVVERALVIPPAARIGPIAPEARKRLIDTSPVVGLYERTVDRESAYERLQASAEAGLIEEATSRGAKAGAGREQAPVEASSGGVLGGVLGSVLGGSSAGRRSGRQGVGEALAKSVVRSVGTSVGREIGRQILRGVLGSIFRGR; this is encoded by the coding sequence ATGACTGCGGACCCCGGGATCCTGATCGGCAAGGGCAGCGTGCCCGTCTACCTGCTGCCGCGCCTCGCGAACCGGCACGGGCTCGTGGCCGGCGCCACCGGCACGGGCAAGACCGTGACCCTGCAGGTCTTGACCGAGGGCTTCTCGCGCCAGGGCGTTCCGGTGTTCCTCGCCGACGTGAAGGGTGATCTCGCGGGGCTCAGCGAGCCTGGCGGCCAGAGCGCCAAGGTCCAGGAGCGGGTCAAGGCCCTCGGCCTGACCGACTACACGCCGGCGGGGGTGCCGGTCATCTTCTGGGACCTCTTCGGCGAGCAGGGGCACCCCGTGCGCACGACGGTCTCGGAGATGGGGCCGCTGCTCCTCTCGCGCCTCCTGGAGCTCAACGACACCCAGGAAGGTGTGCTCAACGTGGCGTTCCGGGTCGCCGACGACCAGGGGCTGCTGCTGCTCGACCTGAAGGACCTGCGGGCGATCCTGGGGTTCGTCGCGGACAACGCGGCGAGTCTGCGCGGCAAGTACGGGAACGTGAGCGCGACGAGCGTCGGGGCCATCCAGCGCCAGTTGCTGGTACTCGAGCAGCAGGGCGCCGAGCGCTTCTTCGGCGAGCCGGCCCTCGATCTCCGCGACCTGATGCGGGTGGACCACCGCGGCCAGGGCTACGTGAGTGTGCTCGCCTCCGACCGGCTGCTGCACAGCCCCCGGCTCTACAGTACCTTCCTCCTCTGGCTACTCTCGGAGCTCTTCGAGGACCTGCCCGAGGTGGGGGACCTGGACCGCCCCAAGCTGGTGTTCTTCTTCGACGAGGCGCACCTGCTCTTCGACGACGCCCCGAAGGCGCTGGTGGACAAGATCGAGCAGGTGGTGCGGCTCATCCGGTCCAAGGGCGTCGGGGTGTACTTTGTCACCCAGAGCCCGCTCGACATCCCCGACGAGGTCCTGGGGCAGCTCGGCAACCGCGTGCAGCACGCGCTGCGCGCCTTCACGCCGCGCGACCAGAAATCGGTGCGGGCGGCCGCCGAGACCTTCCGGCCGAACAAGTCCTTCGACACCGCCTCCGCCATCACCGAGCTCGCGGTGGGTGAGGCCCTCGTCTCGACGCTCGACGCCAGGGGCAGCCCGACCGTGGTCGAGCGGGCCCTCGTCATCCCGCCGGCCGCCCGGATCGGGCCGATCGCGCCCGAGGCGCGCAAACGGCTCATCGACACGAGCCCCGTCGTGGGGCTCTACGAGCGTACGGTCGACCGCGAGAGCGCCTACGAGAGGCTCCAGGCGAGCGCCGAGGCCGGCCTGATCGAGGAGGCCACCTCGCGCGGCGCAAAGGCAGGCGCGGGCCGTGAGCAGGCCCCGGTCGAGGCCTCCTCGGGCGGTGTCCTCGGGGGTGTCCTCGGCAGCGTGCTGGGCGGGTCGTCCGCGGGGCGCAGGAGCGGGCGCCAGGGGGTCGGCGAGGCCCTGGCCAAGAGCGTGGTGCGCAGCGTCGGGACCAGCGTGGGCCGGGAGATCGGCCGCCAGATCCTGCGCGGGGTGCTGGGCTCGATCTTCCGGGGGCGTTAG
- a CDS encoding protein kinase — MTRGTSMAGVDERKMTDLPLELGKYRVVEQAGQGATGVVYVAHDPLIDRRVAVKVYRVAQTVGADRREARKLFQNEARSAGALDHPNILHVYEAGEIDDQPYLVMEYVPGGATLRRHCDPNERLPVERVVRLVAQAARALDYAHQRGVTHRDIKPANLLLSPEGNVKIGDFGIALRAHMSTTQAIGTYGSPRYLSPEQARGEPATPRSDLYSLGVVLYELLAGRPPFSAGSLSTLLYKVLYEAPPRLEMLRPDLPAALPDLVGKALEKDPARRFASGREMADALEAVFSSAGEAVAPPTPEQQLKALVGLRFFRDFSESEVKEVLRAGTWGTYRPGETIVEEGGREYAFYVLVSGEADVTKDGKAIGKLESGDCFGEMGYLARSARSASVVARTGAVCLKVSGAVAEWASLPCQLRIGRAFQQTLVDRLARTSEALARQLR; from the coding sequence ATGACGAGGGGAACTTCGATGGCTGGCGTCGACGAGCGCAAGATGACCGACCTGCCCCTCGAGCTGGGGAAGTACCGGGTGGTGGAACAGGCGGGCCAGGGGGCGACCGGCGTGGTCTACGTCGCCCACGACCCCCTCATCGACCGGCGGGTCGCCGTGAAGGTGTACCGCGTGGCGCAGACCGTCGGCGCCGACCGCCGGGAGGCGCGCAAGCTCTTCCAGAACGAGGCCCGTTCCGCCGGGGCCCTGGACCACCCGAACATCCTGCACGTCTACGAGGCGGGCGAGATCGACGACCAGCCCTACCTCGTCATGGAGTACGTCCCCGGCGGCGCCACCCTGCGCCGGCACTGCGACCCCAACGAGCGCCTGCCCGTGGAGCGGGTCGTGCGCCTCGTGGCGCAGGCGGCCCGGGCCCTCGACTACGCCCACCAGCGGGGCGTGACCCACCGGGACATCAAGCCGGCCAACCTGCTCCTCAGCCCGGAGGGCAACGTCAAGATCGGTGATTTCGGGATCGCCCTGCGTGCCCACATGAGCACGACCCAGGCGATCGGGACTTACGGCTCGCCCCGCTACCTGTCCCCGGAACAGGCCCGCGGCGAGCCTGCCACCCCCCGCTCGGACCTCTATTCGCTCGGCGTCGTCCTCTACGAGCTCCTCGCCGGGCGCCCGCCGTTCTCCGCCGGGAGTCTGAGCACCCTGCTCTACAAGGTGCTCTACGAGGCCCCGCCGCGCCTCGAGATGCTGCGCCCGGACTTGCCGGCAGCGCTCCCGGACCTGGTGGGCAAGGCGCTCGAAAAGGACCCCGCGCGGCGCTTCGCCTCGGGGCGGGAGATGGCGGACGCGCTCGAGGCGGTGTTCTCCTCCGCGGGCGAGGCGGTGGCCCCCCCGACCCCGGAGCAGCAGCTGAAGGCGCTGGTGGGCCTGCGGTTCTTCCGGGACTTCTCGGAATCCGAGGTGAAGGAGGTCCTGCGGGCCGGCACCTGGGGTACCTACCGCCCCGGGGAGACCATCGTGGAGGAAGGGGGGAGGGAGTACGCCTTCTACGTGCTCGTCTCCGGCGAGGCCGACGTGACCAAGGACGGCAAGGCCATCGGCAAACTGGAGAGCGGGGACTGCTTCGGGGAGATGGGCTACCTGGCCCGCTCCGCGCGCAGCGCCAGCGTCGTCGCCCGCACCGGCGCGGTGTGCCTCAAGGTGAGCGGCGCCGTCGCCGAGTGGGCTTCCCTGCCCTGTCAGCTGCGCATCGGCCGGGCGTTCCAGCAGACCCTGGTGGACCGCCTCGCGCGCACCAGCGAGGCCCTCGCGCGTCAGCTGCGTTAG